The DNA region tcctttgatgtaggctctttgactttcttgacttcttctgactgtatgttttgatcttctttgtcagcaaaaaatgattctagagtctgagtctgagttctttttaactgcctggccatgttcccagccaacaatttgacccttgactttttctttattgtatgactgcttgtagagtagagagtgctttagACGGCTGAGttgctgttttcatagctacttctactccactgtcaccacaagctctgccacagaagCACTCCTTCTccaccaagaactgccaaccaggattgtgacccacaTACATACAGGGCAAAGCAAGTCCtggactcctgctctgatctgcagcttgattcctcccatcatGTGATCCAGGGACTTCTGAAGCAGCTGAccctgtagctctggaagcacaGCAGGAGCTTCCTTCTACTGCTGTGGCCActgccacaccacctccacctccctatctatcagttttcccactaaactgctctgtggtctttggcatttgtgtgttgagaagtttggtaactgctgcatctcaatgattcatggccctaaggcctgcacTGGGATGACTCCCAGTGCAGTCTGTCCTGGctcggcccacactgggctgcactcttgCTCCCAGCACTGTACCACAGACCCTTCCCAACAACCATTCAGGCCATCCAGccctggagacctgtttccctctgcaattttgtgggttccacagctctagaatttgttcagctccattttacagggctttggaaggatttgggggagagcttatgcaagtccctgctttccagcctctgTCTTGGCTTAGCCCCCCAAATCCTCAATTTTTAATGCTtttaatgtaaattattattgttgctttaaaaagattttttcacATCTACTGGTATAATAGTGTAATGTTGGTTATGAACATGAtctattattcttttaattttcctaTTGAAATAACTCTGAATTCTTGGTAAAATCCAATGTGACCATAATATATTATCTTTTTAATATCATACTTTagcctattttttattttattcactattttgacaaatatttattagacacattagtgttttaattttatttctctggttTCTCTCTGCTTTAGAGGAAAGGATCCTATCTGTCTCAACATAAATTTGCTAGCATGTCATCTCTACCTATTTAAGaacaatttattaaaatttgaattacttttttaaagtttttattgtaTTCACTTGTAAATCAAAAATGGTATTATTTCCCTTCACCTCTCCATCTAACAGTTATTAATGTTAAttaagtttaatttcttttttctttacagtaaattaaatttattttcaaaaattggaTTACTGAAAATCCCTATTTCTTGTTATAATGCCATTTTAATTGTGAATATTTTTCCAGTTCActtgaattgtcatttttgctTTCATGAAATTGAACAATACCACATCAAAtaatttcctttacttctttttcatttgcagaccattctcccttttcatttttggtccaGGAATTTTGGTTTTACtccttttgatttaaaaaaaaaataaaattaggtagTCATTTGTCTTTTActcaatttttataaaaaatcTAGTTGTATTATTTCATTAGTTTCCttgaagttattttctttttattttttgtttgcttttcagtatttctatccttttttttttacttgagggtttttgatttattgcttttctaatttttatttggttttgctttgttttttagtGACACCCgtatgaccttttttttttcttcctttcttgtgtTGATATAAGTGCTTGTAGTTATAAATTTTCCCCTGAGCACTGGTTGCATCCCAATAGTTGTTGGTAGGTTGGTAATATTTTCTTACTGATTTTACATTGCTAAAATAATCTTAATTCATTATATGATTTGTTTGTTAGTCcaccaattctttaggattaaattatttagcttTCATTTAACTTGAAGTCCTTTATTCTGAAAACTTTCatcaattataattttattttatgttagtAAAGGATGAATTTAACATTTTGAATTTTTGGCATTTGTTTATGATGGTTTTATACCTTGGTACATGGTATTTTTAACATGTCATAAAAATTTATGATACATGTATAGtcttttgtgatctcatttgacaaatatttgttatattttttttcttaaaattctattcaggtctttctcttttctttttagttacatctatcatatttttaaatgtcccATTGTGATTCCTGACTATTATTATTTTGCCTATTTCTTCCTAAAATTCAATCCATTttcccttcaaatatttagaTACTTCTCCATTAAGTGAATACATATTTAGTATTTCTATTGTTTTATTATCTATACTACCTTTGAATATATTCTCTTGTTTATCTGTTTTAACCAAATCAATTTTTACTGCTTTAttatctaagatcatgattgccatTCATACTGTTTTGAGAATTCCTGAAGCTTAATATAATCTGAACCAGTGatttcttttcacattttggATCTTTCTGTCTCAGCTGTGTTCCTTATAGATAGTATGTCATTGATTTCCACTTTCTCATTAATTCAGCtacatcttctattttttatgtTTATGCTCATCACATTAATATTCGCTAAgtattaattattttaagtatgtctttatacttttttctctatttcctcttttgagagagagagagagagagagagagaacatgtgaCCAACAATATGATTTAATTGTTTCACTCCTTCCTCctactttgcctttttttctcttgtttttaccAGAGATCATGAtctgtttctttgattttctatttCAATTCTTGTTTTTGATCAACTCTCTaagctaaaaattgttttatttatttctattcccTCCAAAATCTACTTTCTACTTTATGCTCTCACCCTTTATCCAATGACATTGACTTCTTTAATGCTCCTTCAACAAGGAAACTCTCCCTGTTCAACAAGGAAACTGTCCCCAGTGCTTACATTGTTCTCTCTCCTAATTTCATTTCAAGATGTCCTGGCTTCCCTAAAggcctagctaaaatcccacattctataggaagtctttcctagtcCCATTTAATTCTAGCATGTACCCTTTGTGGATTACATCCTATTTATCCTCTCTATAGCTATTTTCATGTtgcctttcccattagattgtcgGTTTCTCAAAGACAGGGactctctgtgtgtttctttgtctccccagtgtttagcacaattgctggtacatagtaagtatttaatatgtACCTTTTAACTGATTTGtcattaattttcagtttttccttaaTTTTGTCCTCATGTTTCTTCTTATCTCCTTGAGCTATTGAGTTCTGTATGCcctgtcatatttttttttcagtaagatCACTTCTGGAGTAATATTTATACCTTCAAATCTAACCTATTTTTAACATGTTCTTTCTGaatactcatttaattttttttagcatttatttttttatcccaTTGTATTAGGattcaagatgggctcttagcacttattcaaccaagtgcccttgatgagatcggcctttgtttccttgattaaattaggagtcctccATGACCTCCTTGCCCCAAGGGAAATCCTAGTttatatgggtttgagtgacatgtttgtgacatcagaggcttttagaccacatgggtttaagtcacatttttgtgatgattttaggtcacgtgggtgagtcgcatgtgtgactcacttttgaccctgaacaagatatttaAAAGCAGAAGTTGGctttctctcttggagctctgagtGACAGCAGTAGTGCTGCGTCACTctaggccagctgttgttattagCTCCTGGCTTTGATCTtgttgcttctctggtaactgtatattgtgattttttcagacggaaatctgtctgttgatacatgtttatttgttctatttgtatttgctctgaagctcagggtgctggctttcccccctgagctgagtgaatgatatttgtatgttggattaaagtaagattgttaaccccttaatgttgctttccttagtaaagtaggtcaaaagaacctgggcttgcaatGTTGCTGTGAATGTTATGTTTTAGTTTCTTGCTtgattgaatcacaatgtataatgcttctgtttcttccaggatccatggccatttaatttgcatttttgttaTGCCATGGAACCTGGAAGGGGTGGAGTATATTGGGAATCAAGacaggctcttagcacttattcaaccaagagcccttgaagagtttggcctttgtttccttgattaaattaggagtctgaTGACCTACTTGCAccaagggaaaacctagtttacatgagtttgagtgacatgtttgtgacatcagaggcttttagaccaggtCAGTTTAAGTcaaatttttgtgatgattttaggtcacatgggtgagtcacatgtgagCATAGATTTGGCCCTGACTTCTGATGTATCTCCTTATGCCACAGTATATGAGGAATGGATAAATGAGCCCTAGCTCCCTGCATAATGCTATCAGATCTGGTTTTGCCCTCTGCTACCATTCTAATAAATCTGGTCCTAGATTTGGTTTCAGACAACCAATCACTGAAGCTGATTTTGGGCACATTGTCCCTGCTAAAAATGATGTTGTTTCCATTTAAAACTGTCATAATTGTCTTTAAATACATTTCCAGCCATTTTATGCCTTACTCCCCTCTATGTACTCTACTGGTCTTGTTGCTATTCATCATATATGGTATTCACTGTCTGTCCTTGTGCATTTGTGTTAGTTGTCTCCCTTGCCCAGAAAGAACTCTACTCCCAACTCCATCTCTCAGAAGCTCTAGTGTTATTCAAGTCTCAACTCAAGTTCTACCTTCTACCTGAAACATTTCCTAATCCCTCCAGATGTTgatatctttttcaagaaatcacttatatttattctgtctgtctgtctatctatctatctatctatctatttatctgtctatctgtctgtctgtctgtctgtctaagcatccatctatctctctatctttctatctatctgtgtgtctgtctatctatctgtctttccatctttctgtcaatttatctatctgtctgtttgtctatctatctatctgtctatggtagacaataatttcttgaaggccTGAAATATTTTACCATTATCTTTATGCCTCCATCACCTAACACAGTACCTGCTCCTTGCTAaaagtataataaatatttgatcagtgattgattgtttttccatttctacctttTAATAGCATTTATAACCCTTAAATCAATCTGATGGGAGCAGAGCTAAGACAGAAGATGCAAAGtggggacttgcttaagttctcccccaaattcctccaaacacctgtaaaaaatggctcggaacaaattctagagctgcagaaacccCTAAAATCAGGAGGGAAGAAGGTATCCAGGtgaggatggcctggatggtggctgggaagggtctattgcatggtgctgggagcagagcacagctgagcatgggctgtgccaggaaagaccagaccaggagtcagtctggagcaggccttagagccatgaatcattgagctgtgacagttaccagacttctcaacccacaaacaccaaagaccacagagcaggatagtgggtaaactgctagatcaggttagaaatagaataacccaaatggcaaaagagatccaaaaagccaatgaggagaagaacaccttaaaaggcttaattagccaaatggaaaaggaggtccaaaagaccactgaagaaaataccaccttaaaaattacattggagcaagtagaagctagtgattttatgagaagtAAGGGTATCATAAAACtgaaccaaaagaatgagaaaatggaagacaatatggaaTGTGTcactagaaaaaccactgacctggagaatagatccaggagagagaatttaaaaattattagatgacattaaagccatgatcaaaaaagagcctagacatcatcattcaagaaattatcaaggaaaactgcattgatattctagagccagagggtaaaatagaaattgaaagaatccaccaatcacctcttgaaaaagatccccaagagaaaactcttaggaatattgtctccaagtTCCAGaattcccagttcaaggagaaaatactgcaagcagccagaaagaaatagtttgagtattgtggaaacacaattaggataatacaagatctaacagcttctacattaaggggtatgagggcttggaatatgatattcctagaggtcaaaggagttaggcttaaaaccaagaatcaactacccagcaaaactgagtataatgctcaaaggcaaaataaggattttcaataaaatagaggactttcaagctttctcagtgaaaagaccagaactgaacagaaaatttgactttcaaacacaacaatcaaaagaagcatgaaaaggtaaacaagaaagagaaagtataagggacttattaaagttaaactgttttgtttacattcctttatggaaggatgatgtgtgtaattcatgagacctttctcagtattatggtacttgaagggaatatgcatgtatatagacagaggacatgtggtgagttgaatatgaagggatgatatctaaaaaaataaaatcaaattaagggatgagaaaggaatgttATTAAAGATGGAggcatagaatggggtaagttatctcacataaaagtggcaagaaaaagcagttctgtcggaaggaaagagggggaatgagtgaatcttgctctcatcggatttgacttgaagagggaataacacacatactcaatagggtatcttaccccaagaaaagtaggaggaaagggataaaaaaggggaatgatagaagggagggcagagagggggaggaggtaatcaaaagcaaacacttttgaaaaggtacagggtcaagggagaaatttgaataaatggggacaggataggatggagggaattatagttagtctttcacaacatgagtattgtggaagtgttttacataatgatacatgtgtggcctatgttgaattgcttggcttcttagggagggtgggtgggaagggaagaagggagagaatttggaaattgaagttttaaaagcagatgctcaaaagaaaaatttgtttttgcgtgcaactgagaaataagatatatatggaaTGGGGCATAACAATCTAtcctgccccacaagaaagtaaggggaaaggggatggggggagtgaggtgacagaagggagggctgactggggaacagggccatCAGAATATATACTGTCTTGGAGTGtagaggagggtagaaatggggagaaaatttgtaactcaaaatcttgtggaaatcaatgttgaatattaaaatattaaataataaaatattaaataaataataagagaagaaagaataaaataaaatgaaagaaaaaatcagtCTGTTAATCAAATCCAAATCATTGATGGAGAGTTcaaggtgatgatggtgatgatgataacatttatataaccctttaatCTTTGAAAAGTACAGACATTTTCACATTTTATCTTCTAAACAACCCTAGGGGGTAGGTGCTTTTAGTACCCTcatgttacagaagaggaaaaagaagctaCGTGACTTGCCTAGATGCGCACAtttaggtagtaagtgtctgaggtcaaatttgaactgaaATATTCATGATTCtcagcccagtactctatctacttggCTACCTCCCTGTCTTTGATAATaattacagaggagaaaaatgttatgttatgtttgtttgtttgttttaagtgaAATCAGGCATAAAGGATTATCATGGTATAGAGGCAAGGTTtgttattgaaataaaaataatcgtTGAAATGGATACTGCCAGTTACTTGGTATATGAACTTAACCATTTAATCAATTCATGAATAAACATTCGTTTAGCAAGCACTTGTTCTGGGCTAGGCATTTTTCTATTTGCTATAAGTTAatactctaagcctcagtttactcatcttttaCTGGAGAAAGTTGGGCTAGATAATTTCTACTACTTTTTCTAGCATTAACATTCCATTGGATATAGTTTTAAGTTACATTCCATTGCAAACGCACAATATTTTTGCTATATAATGTAATTTGTGGGCTACTGTCATTTTCGACCTTGTTGCTATTGGAAAATACATTGTCTGTTCCGAAGACCTCATTTACATAATTTTATAACAATTTGTTTGTGAATTTGGGAATTTCTGTAGTAAGATTAAATAAATCACTTGATCCAgtaaaagttaagaaaaagaaagttttctggtttttatttactaaaacaaaataaattaaacaaaaacagaaaataaagtaaCCTCCATACCCTACAAATTACATAGTTTCAGTGTTTTAGGAGGTTGAATCTTTGCTTGAAAGCGATCAGTTTCTTCACCAAAGTTGTCATTTTATCTGAAGCACAGTAGTTTTACCCATGATTAGAAGTTTCTAAACCTTTACTGAGCTCTTTGGCATACCACTAAATTGCAAGCCATTTACTTAGCAGTTACTGTGTAATTAGTGTGTCTTAATTTGAGCATTAAAAATGTATTGTGTTCTACACATAACATTTATAATTGCAATATCGATTTGTAGTTAACTGATTTCACTTCTAACATTTCTGTATCTTGAGCATTTAGATGCTCTTTAAAAATTGCTATGTTAAAGAATTTGTTAGATTAGggaaattttcaatatttttaaattaaaaaataaaccctCTTTAATTTCATGGTCTGGAAAAAAAAGTTGCTAGAAGTCAAATTCCCATGCaatacagtaacaacaaaaactaCTCAAAACTTCTCACATAtataaaaaaaactaataaaggaaacaattcctgttttgttttgagaAGAGTTGATTTTAGCACTGCTCCTTTATTCATTGGTATAGTGAACACCTTGTACTAATATAGATCATAAACTCTTCACCATTGTGTAGTGTTAAGGAGTTGCCcaaagcattgagaggttaattgCATTGTCCAGGCTCATGTAACCAATATATATCAGAAATAGAACCTGAACTCTTCCAGACACTAGTGTCAGTTATCTATCTATTTTGCCTCCAGAGTATTGGTGTGGTTTTTAAATGAAACACTTTTGTTAGCTGGAAAGGACTTGCTGCATCAAGAATAGGCTTATCATTTTGTGTAGAACATCCAGTCtgtcaatgagcatttactatttactaagaactgtgctaagagctagggataaaagaaagacaaaaatagtccttgccctcaaggagctcactttcttttttttttttttttttttttaagttggtgGTTTCTTTATTGATCTTCTCCACCCCCCAGcccactcccacccctccaccccaaccccatgGGAGGGAAGATGAatggggtggaggtgaggggaggAATTGTAGGAACCCAAGTCCCTTGGGGGAGTCTGGGAAGGAACAGAAACCGAAACAATCAGTGagtgagacaaaaagaaaatgggaattgACAACCGAGAAGAgattgggggagggtgggaggggagagaggaaggggcgGAAAAGGTTTAGatccaaggaagaaaaaagaaaatagagacatTGGGAGGGGAGGCTCTCCTCTACCCTtgccctccccaaccccagccaGAATgggctgagggaaagagagtctTTAACATTGCAAAACTGCAGGCCTTGACAAGAGGTGGTGGTATTTGTCTCCCAGCGGGGGGAGGACACTGAGGAGAATGGGGTAGTTAGAGGataaggagaggaagagacaggggAACCCTCACTCTTCTTAGAGAAGGGCCCCCCCTACCCAGGGGTGGCAGGCAGCTTCACAGACCATAGACACTTTCGTCGCTGTAGGCAATGTATAGAAAGAAGTCTTCTTCGTGATGTTCCTGGTAAAGCTGACCCATGGTGGCGCTGGTGGGTGGAATGACATTgttgacaaagaaaaacagggcGTCCTCAGCTCGGAGGTGAATCCGCTTCCGGATCAAGAAGTAGAACTGACCGACTGTGAGATCAGAAGGCACCAGGTATTTCTTCTTGTCCAGGTCACCTATCCGGGCCTTAGGAGCCTTCTCCACAATCACCGGGACCCGGTCGGGATACTTCTTGCGGATCTTCTCGCCTTCAGAGCGGCGCTTCTCGAACGGGTGCTCCTCCTTGTAAACGAACTTCATCCTCCCAGGGACCGGGCCGGGATGGGCTGAggggagcgggggagggggggcggaCGGGGCCGGGGCGGGGGGCAGCGGCGACGGAGACGGACGGCCGGGCGGGTccggagctcactttctaatggagaatataacatgtaaataactatacaaaacaagatatataataaCTAGAGTTCATATGGCACTTCAATGTTTGACAGTGTTTAatgtgttatctcctttgatactAATAACAATCCTATTAGGTGGGTGCTATTGCTATTCTAATTTTAcaggaattggaaactgagggaaaatgaggaaactgaggcttggataTTTTTCCAGTGGCACatggctaataaatgtctgaggcagaatctgaactcacatcttcctgttTCTAAGACCAGTGcttagatggaaggtaatctctgaGCAGAAGGCACTGTCAATTTGGCGGAGTGAAAGGCAtcctgaagaaggtaggatttgagctgagcctcgAAGGAAGCCAAGATACTGATGTGAAGAGTAAGAGTATTCCACTCAGGTGGGTCGTGACCcatcatgacccacagtttaagaaaggcTGAAGGGGttatgagtggaaaaagtttaagaagcctttgATAGGGGAGAGTATGTGTTAAGTCATGAAGATGTAGTGTGTCATGTGAGAGGAGCTGCAATTAGGCCAGTGCAACTGGATGATAGAGTGTGAGAAGGGTAAAGTcgtggggggggcggagccaagatggccgtgtgaaggcagcgtcttaccggagctctctcacaaaatctgtcagattcctataaaaaagtgaatttgagcagatttgagagagtcagaaaccacaagcagtctgtgtggggcaaatttctgagccgggagagtctgaaaggccggcagcacgaacctgtaggctcggagagtgctcagtgcggagctgctccagaccaaggcagaagcggctggccgggaaatccacgtgggagacgggctgggagaaagctgggcgcccaaaaccggcagagatccccaggactcccaacacaggacggcagtctgtgggagcaacGAGatgcagcgcaacgccaccggcagtgaaaacacccactcctgatgcTTGCAAAAACCAGGAACTtcgcttcttgaacttccggaagactcaatggccaggtaaaaggctctaatccctccccccccacacccagagaatccctcgggggaaaaaaaaaagaatgctggaactgagcagaaagtagtggggcttcagtggttaaatagcagaagttcattaatcccagaggggcagagtcggcaggggtcaacgccaggagcccagatgtaaccttgctcccccaggggaagtgccagacatcagctcaaacaacaaacagctgagaccattgctgaaaagcaagtgctggagagcacccacagggagtgagatgccagggagccagacccctcccccacacctcaggaaatggaaggttataattctagactcacaacccccagaataagaatgctgggacagaaagccctgagacccacagatagaaattcattgtaaagccagcaaaaggcaaaccaacatgaagaagaacacaaaaaaaccgaggacaatagattctttttatggagacaggcaggatcaaaatatcaacatagaataggatagcaatgacacggtagatacatcagatacctcaaaagctaatatgatctggtctccagcccaaaaagcactgctggaagagctaaaggaggattttaaaacccaaattagggagctaatagaaaatatggaaaaaaagattggcaaaatggctacggagattcagaatctagagagagaaaatcacaccctaagaggtaaaatcaaccaattggaaaaggagactcaaaagcaaaatgtaaacactaactcattaaaaattagggttcagcaactggaagctaatgaatctatgagacatcaagaagtaataaaacaaaatataaagaatgaaaaaatagaaaaaaatgtgaaatatctgattggcaaaacaactgacctggaaaatagatccaggagagataatttgagagttattggtctaccggaaatccatgatgaaaaaaagagccttgacagtatcttcgaagaaattatcaaagacaactgcccagaggtcctagaaccagagggcaaaatagtcattgaaagaattcaccgatcaccccctgaaagagatcccaaactgaaaacaccaagaaatattatagccaagtttcagagctataaactcaaggagaaaatactgcaagcagccaaaaagaagcaattcaaatatcgtggaactacagtcaagatcacgcaggatctctcagcttccacattaaaagacaggagaaattggagtatgatattccgaagggcaaaggagctgggattacaaccaaggatcaactacccagcaaaactaagcataattttccaggcaaggtgatggacattcaatgaaataagggaattccagaccttcctgatgaaaaggccagaactcaatggaaaatttgatctccaaatacaaaactcaagagaga from Trichosurus vulpecula isolate mTriVul1 chromosome 1, mTriVul1.pri, whole genome shotgun sequence includes:
- the LOC118859117 gene encoding gamma-aminobutyric acid receptor-associated protein; translation: MKFVYKEEHPFEKRRSEGEKIRKKYPDRVPVIVEKAPKARIGDLDKKKYLVPSDLTVGQFYFLIRKRIHLRAEDALFFFVNNVIPPTSATMGQLYQEHHEEDFFLYIAYSDESVYGL